A genomic region of Methylobacterium durans contains the following coding sequences:
- a CDS encoding DUF1499 domain-containing protein, protein MLAGLGCAAMGLLLLVARGAEPGGIEEVWLLLGPPDLGAVDFPTLRRARLPIDALACPPEHCRNAVPDLVPPLLPVSGERLRAIVAEVATEMPGTEPVFQARWAEEDRYVTRSFWLRLPDTINVAIIGAGEERSTLALYSRSQVALHDLGGNRARLVRWLERIAAKARTP, encoded by the coding sequence ATGCTCGCCGGCCTCGGCTGCGCCGCGATGGGCCTCCTCCTCCTCGTCGCGCGAGGTGCGGAGCCCGGCGGCATCGAGGAGGTCTGGCTGCTCCTCGGCCCGCCCGACCTGGGGGCGGTCGATTTTCCGACGCTGCGGCGCGCGCGGCTCCCCATCGATGCGCTCGCCTGCCCGCCGGAACACTGCCGCAACGCCGTTCCCGATCTCGTCCCGCCGCTGCTGCCGGTCTCGGGCGAGCGGTTGCGCGCCATCGTCGCCGAGGTGGCCACGGAGATGCCCGGCACAGAGCCCGTCTTCCAGGCCCGCTGGGCGGAGGAGGACCGCTACGTCACCCGCTCGTTCTGGCTGCGCCTGCCGGACACGATCAACGTGGCGATTATCGGCGCCGGGGAGGAGCGATCGACGCTCGCCCTCTATTCCCGCAGCCAGGTCGCGCTGCACGATCTCGGCGGGAACCGGGCCCGCCTCGTCCGATGGCTGGAGCGGATCGCCGCTAAGGCGCGCACGCCCTGA
- the tnpC gene encoding IS66 family transposase: MLLEARAESERLRQIIRELQRHRFGRRAESWPEDQLLLALEEAEQVEAADHAGGEETAPTVKAARIAKRRTNRGALPGHLPRIERLIDIASTTCPCCSGSLHWMGEDVSERLDIVPAQFRVLVIRRPKYACRACEEVVVQAPAPARLIEGGLPTDALVAQVLVSKYADHLPLYRQAQIYARQGISLDRSTLADWVGRAAFLLRPVHARLLEHLKASGKLFADETTAPVLDPGRGRTKTGQLWAYARDDRPWGGTDPPGVVYLYAPDRMAERPAAHLSGFEGVLQVDGYAGYKVLAERGPVQLAYCWAHVRRRFYELAQAGPAPIASEMLARIAGLYRIEAEIRGRSAEERRAARQERSRPVIEALEPWLREKLALVSQKSKLAEAIRYALGRWAGLSLFLENGRVEIDSNVVERAIRPLALTRKNALFAGSDGGGEHWAVIASLIETCKLNGVEPQAYLADVIIRIVQGHPQRRLDELLPWGYPSTPTLQAVA; this comes from the coding sequence ATGCTGCTGGAGGCACGCGCCGAGAGTGAGCGGCTGCGGCAGATCATTCGGGAGCTGCAGCGTCATCGCTTTGGACGCCGTGCCGAGAGCTGGCCCGAGGACCAGTTGCTGCTGGCGCTGGAGGAGGCCGAGCAGGTCGAGGCCGCCGATCACGCCGGCGGCGAGGAAACGGCGCCGACCGTGAAGGCGGCACGGATTGCCAAGCGGCGCACAAACCGAGGCGCACTGCCCGGCCACCTTCCGCGGATCGAGAGGCTCATCGACATCGCGAGCACAACTTGCCCGTGCTGCTCAGGCTCGCTGCACTGGATGGGCGAGGATGTGTCCGAGCGCCTCGACATCGTGCCAGCTCAGTTCCGGGTGCTGGTGATCCGCCGGCCGAAATATGCCTGCCGGGCCTGCGAGGAGGTCGTCGTGCAAGCCCCGGCACCGGCACGGCTGATCGAGGGCGGGCTGCCCACCGACGCCCTCGTTGCGCAGGTGCTGGTCTCGAAATACGCCGACCACCTACCGCTCTACCGTCAGGCACAGATCTATGCGCGTCAGGGGATCAGCCTCGACCGCTCCACCCTCGCGGACTGGGTCGGACGCGCCGCCTTCCTGCTGCGGCCGGTGCACGCGCGGCTGCTGGAGCATCTGAAAGCCTCGGGCAAGCTGTTTGCCGACGAGACCACCGCGCCGGTGCTCGACCCAGGGCGCGGGCGCACCAAGACAGGCCAGCTCTGGGCTTATGCTCGGGATGATCGACCCTGGGGCGGCACCGACCCGCCCGGTGTCGTCTACCTCTACGCGCCCGACCGCATGGCCGAGCGACCGGCGGCGCATCTGTCCGGGTTCGAAGGTGTGCTGCAGGTGGACGGCTACGCGGGCTACAAGGTTCTGGCCGAGCGCGGTCCGGTGCAACTGGCCTACTGCTGGGCTCATGTCCGCCGCCGCTTCTACGAGCTGGCACAAGCCGGCCCGGCGCCCATCGCGTCAGAGATGCTGGCCCGTATTGCGGGGCTGTATCGGATCGAGGCCGAGATCCGCGGCCGCTCGGCCGAGGAGCGGCGCGCAGCGCGCCAAGAGCGCAGCCGCCCTGTGATCGAGGCCTTGGAGCCTTGGCTGCGGGAAAAGCTCGCGCTGGTCAGCCAGAAGAGCAAACTCGCTGAAGCCATCCGCTACGCGCTCGGCCGCTGGGCCGGCCTGTCGCTCTTCCTTGAGAACGGCCGGGTCGAGATCGACTCGAACGTGGTGGAGCGGGCCATCCGTCCGTTGGCTCTGACACGGAAGAATGCGCTCTTCGCTGGATCCGACGGTGGCGGCGAGCACTGGGCGGTGATCGCCTCGCTGATCGAAACCTGCAAGCTCAACGGCGTCGAGCCGCAAGCCTACCTGGCCGACGTCATCATCCGCATCGTCCAAGGCCATCCGCAGCGGCGCCTCGACGAGCTTCTGCCCTGGGGCTACCCGAGCACACCCACCCTCCAAGCTGTGGCCTGA
- a CDS encoding TetR family transcriptional regulator, producing the protein MPGRSTARLTGPAARARPTPVSADVRLLAIATEHLARLGPKRVTVVAVAAEAGMTHANVYRYFPSKDALLDAVAGRWLRDVETRLAGIADGPDPADDKIERLLGALSAVQRDALVDEPNLFAVHLDATVEARPIARRHRVRLRSLVERIVEEGMATGAFSARDRERAIAYIFDASYRFTHPLAIQHDSDVPRDLVEARLGAVIHAIQRVLRAGIL; encoded by the coding sequence ATGCCCGGTCGATCGACGGCCCGCCTGACGGGTCCGGCGGCGCGCGCACGCCCGACGCCGGTCTCTGCGGACGTTCGGCTGCTCGCCATCGCGACGGAGCACCTCGCCCGCCTCGGCCCGAAGCGCGTCACCGTCGTCGCGGTGGCCGCCGAAGCCGGCATGACCCATGCGAACGTCTACCGCTACTTCCCGTCGAAGGACGCGCTCCTCGACGCCGTGGCCGGGCGCTGGCTGCGCGACGTCGAGACCCGCCTCGCCGGTATCGCCGATGGGCCCGATCCCGCCGACGACAAGATCGAACGGCTGCTCGGCGCCCTCTCGGCGGTGCAGCGGGATGCCCTCGTCGACGAGCCCAACCTGTTCGCGGTGCATCTCGACGCGACCGTCGAGGCGCGCCCGATCGCACGGCGTCACCGGGTCCGGCTGCGCAGCCTCGTGGAGCGGATCGTCGAGGAGGGCATGGCGACCGGCGCCTTCTCGGCCCGGGACCGCGAGCGGGCCATCGCCTACATCTTCGACGCGAGCTACCGCTTCACCCATCCCCTCGCGATCCAGCACGACTCGGACGTGCCCCGCGATCTTGTCGAGGCCCGGCTCGGCGCCGTGATCCACGCGATCCAGCGCGTCCTGCGCGCGGGCATTTTGTAG
- a CDS encoding HIT domain-containing protein produces the protein MTSPFHELRRFITEQMRMSHIYQPLMLKALLEGGGWASTRTVASAFLERDESQIDYYSEIVKRMPGRVLAAHGLVEREGSGFRLIPDALALSEEEKAQLLRLCDDAVAAYVEKRGKRLYAHRQAALGFISGNDRYEVLKGAGYRCELCGVPADERFLHVDHIIPRRHGGSDDRANLQALCYQCNGNKGAKDATDFRAVRAESDAREASCPFCDTTGRELVAENSLAVAFRDLYPVTPLHTLVIPRRHAATFFDLYEPERRAMNLLLDEARSQIRSADPAVTGFNIGMNCGDDAGQTVPHAHIHLIPRRRGDVEQPRGGVRGVIPGKANY, from the coding sequence ATGACCTCGCCCTTCCACGAGCTGCGCCGCTTCATCACCGAGCAGATGAGGATGTCGCACATCTACCAACCCCTGATGCTGAAGGCGCTTCTTGAGGGAGGTGGTTGGGCATCAACACGGACGGTCGCCTCGGCCTTCCTTGAGCGAGACGAGAGCCAGATCGACTACTACTCCGAGATCGTGAAGCGGATGCCCGGACGGGTGCTGGCTGCCCACGGGCTGGTGGAGCGGGAGGGTAGTGGCTTTCGGCTGATCCCGGATGCTCTCGCGCTATCCGAGGAGGAAAAGGCGCAACTCCTACGGCTCTGTGATGATGCAGTAGCAGCTTACGTCGAGAAGCGCGGCAAACGGCTCTACGCTCACCGGCAAGCCGCTCTCGGCTTCATCTCAGGCAATGACCGCTACGAGGTGCTGAAGGGGGCTGGGTACCGCTGTGAGCTTTGTGGCGTCCCCGCCGACGAACGCTTCTTGCACGTCGATCACATCATTCCGAGGCGACATGGTGGGAGCGATGACCGAGCCAACCTCCAAGCCCTCTGCTACCAGTGCAACGGGAACAAGGGAGCCAAAGACGCAACCGACTTCAGGGCTGTCCGAGCCGAGAGTGACGCCCGAGAGGCCAGCTGCCCTTTCTGTGACACCACGGGACGAGAACTCGTAGCTGAGAACAGCCTCGCCGTTGCTTTCCGCGACCTCTACCCTGTCACTCCACTGCACACCTTGGTCATCCCGCGTCGGCATGCGGCGACCTTCTTCGATCTTTATGAGCCTGAGCGGCGAGCGATGAACCTGCTGCTGGATGAGGCGAGGTCACAAATACGAAGCGCAGATCCAGCCGTAACCGGGTTCAACATCGGCATGAACTGCGGCGACGATGCCGGGCAGACGGTGCCTCACGCGCACATTCACTTGATCCCGAGGCGCCGTGGTGACGTTGAGCAGCCCAGAGGTGGCGTCCGCGGGGTCATACCCGGGAAAGCTAACTACTGA
- the tnpA gene encoding IS66-like element accessory protein TnpA, whose amino-acid sequence MLDHMLEPRTVRRLELFTGVTGRRRWSDEAKDRILQEALRPGAVVSEVARRHGLSPQHLFTWRRLARQARRAAAPSPLFVPAVVEPIPQEPRMAVPPHEPACRSLPRHGIEVEIGGAVVRIGAGAQPDAITAVIRALKAGS is encoded by the coding sequence ATGCTCGACCATATGCTTGAGCCGCGAACCGTACGGCGACTGGAACTCTTCACCGGGGTCACGGGCCGGCGACGCTGGTCGGACGAGGCGAAGGACCGCATCCTGCAGGAGGCGTTGAGACCGGGAGCGGTGGTCTCCGAGGTGGCCCGCCGGCACGGTCTCTCGCCGCAACACCTGTTCACCTGGCGCCGCTTGGCCCGACAGGCGCGTCGGGCCGCTGCCCCTTCGCCTCTGTTCGTGCCGGCCGTGGTCGAACCGATCCCGCAGGAGCCGCGCATGGCGGTTCCACCCCACGAGCCAGCGTGTCGCTCGCTGCCGAGGCATGGCATCGAGGTGGAGATCGGCGGCGCAGTAGTGCGCATCGGCGCCGGCGCGCAGCCCGATGCGATCACAGCCGTGATCCGCGCGTTGAAGGCTGGCTCGTGA
- a CDS encoding NepR family anti-sigma factor, with protein MTREPDDRQSWPEPSPATAARKRRNRLDPAARRRIGQNLRALYAEVLSQPLPERFETLLADLAASLEPEEPSR; from the coding sequence ATGACACGCGAACCGGACGACAGACAGTCATGGCCGGAGCCGAGCCCGGCAACGGCTGCGCGGAAGCGCCGGAACCGTCTCGATCCCGCCGCACGGCGGCGCATCGGCCAGAACCTGCGGGCGCTCTACGCCGAGGTGCTCTCCCAGCCGCTGCCGGAGCGCTTCGAGACTTTGCTCGCGGATCTCGCCGCGTCTCTCGAGCCTGAGGAGCCTTCGCGATGA
- a CDS encoding sigma-70 family RNA polymerase sigma factor — protein sequence MMQTATPVGTPSGADAEMRDLLLGAIPALRAFAFSLTYDLDRSDDLVQDTLVRAWTKADTFRRGTNLTAWLFTILRNLFYSEQRKRKREVEDADGVLAGRLTSLPEQEVRVEMREFQAALNLLPFAQREALVLVGAQNFTYEEAAEICGVAVGTVKSRVSRARLRLIEALGLEGTDDIGADALTRAALDPR from the coding sequence ATGATGCAGACCGCGACGCCTGTCGGCACGCCGAGCGGGGCCGATGCCGAGATGCGCGATCTCCTGCTCGGTGCGATTCCCGCGCTCCGGGCCTTCGCCTTCTCGCTCACCTACGATCTCGACCGCAGCGACGACCTCGTCCAGGACACCCTCGTGCGCGCCTGGACCAAGGCCGACACCTTTCGCCGCGGCACGAACCTCACCGCGTGGCTGTTCACCATCCTGCGCAACCTGTTCTATTCCGAGCAGCGCAAGCGCAAGCGCGAGGTGGAGGATGCCGACGGCGTTCTCGCCGGACGCCTGACGAGCCTGCCCGAGCAGGAGGTCCGCGTCGAGATGCGGGAATTCCAGGCCGCCCTCAACCTGCTGCCCTTCGCGCAGCGCGAGGCGCTGGTCCTCGTGGGCGCGCAGAATTTCACCTACGAGGAGGCCGCGGAGATCTGCGGCGTCGCGGTCGGCACCGTCAAGAGCCGGGTCAGCCGCGCTCGCCTGCGCCTCATCGAGGCACTCGGGCTCGAAGGCACCGACGACATCGGGGCCGACGCCCTCACCCGGGCCGCCCTCGATCCACGCTGA
- a CDS encoding DUF6429 family protein: MAVDEQRIDEAVLALLWLTLHDERRAWKGFDWTVLRRLHAKGLIADPVGRAKSVVLTDEGLRQSEALFRTLFTRPD, encoded by the coding sequence ATGGCGGTCGACGAGCAGCGCATTGACGAGGCGGTGCTCGCCCTTCTGTGGCTGACGCTCCACGACGAGCGTCGAGCTTGGAAGGGCTTCGACTGGACCGTGCTTAGACGTCTTCACGCCAAAGGGCTGATTGCGGATCCGGTCGGACGCGCCAAGTCGGTAGTGCTGACTGACGAGGGGCTGCGTCAATCCGAGGCGCTGTTCCGGACCCTGTTCACGCGGCCCGACTGA
- the gloB gene encoding hydroxyacylglutathione hydrolase — protein sequence MAAPKPEIRTFLCRSDNIGVLMRDPATGACAAIDVPEAAPVLKVLDETGWRLTDILVTHRHADHIEGIPEVKRATGARVTAPAKAGGAVPEVDVAVSEGDTVRVGDLAGQVWETPGHCADHVTYWFRDAGIVFAGDTLFTLGCGRVMESPPETLWHSLTRFLALPDGTEVFSGHDYVLSNARFALAAEPDNENLKARAEEAERASRENRFLIPSTLGIERATNPFLRSTESALARAVDLSPGADPAAVFVALRAWKNRF from the coding sequence ATGGCCGCCCCGAAGCCCGAGATCCGCACCTTCCTCTGCCGCAGCGACAATATCGGCGTGCTGATGCGCGACCCCGCCACGGGGGCCTGCGCGGCGATCGACGTGCCCGAGGCCGCTCCGGTGCTGAAGGTCCTCGACGAGACGGGCTGGCGCCTGACCGACATCCTCGTCACGCACCGCCACGCCGACCACATCGAGGGCATTCCCGAGGTGAAGCGGGCGACGGGCGCCCGGGTCACGGCGCCCGCCAAGGCGGGCGGCGCGGTGCCGGAGGTCGACGTCGCCGTCTCCGAGGGCGACACGGTGCGGGTCGGCGACCTCGCGGGGCAGGTCTGGGAGACGCCGGGGCACTGCGCCGACCACGTCACCTACTGGTTCCGTGATGCCGGGATCGTCTTCGCGGGCGACACCCTGTTCACCCTCGGCTGCGGCCGGGTGATGGAGAGCCCGCCCGAGACCCTGTGGCACTCGCTGACCCGCTTTCTCGCCCTGCCCGATGGGACGGAAGTCTTCAGCGGCCACGATTACGTCCTGTCGAACGCCCGCTTCGCCCTGGCCGCGGAGCCCGATAACGAAAACTTGAAAGCGCGTGCCGAGGAGGCCGAGCGCGCGAGCCGGGAGAACCGCTTCCTCATCCCCTCGACGCTCGGCATCGAGCGGGCTACGAATCCTTTCCTGCGCAGCACCGAGTCGGCGCTCGCCCGTGCGGTCGATCTCAGCCCCGGGGCCGACCCGGCCGCGGTGTTCGTGGCCCTGAGAGCGTGGAAGAATCGGTTCTGA
- a CDS encoding cytochrome-c peroxidase, whose product MAWKVGGALASLLVLLWVSNSAAVGPASEHAPARQDATQRGIWRRDYRAPAAIPFPESNPYTEAKAELGRRLFFDPILSGDRDRSCASCHVPNLGWADGRARAADLNAGDMDLRTPSLLNLAWQERLGWDGKFRTLESVSFFPINGPANMNLPTAEALRRLSEDEGYARAFAEAFPDPAVTKERVEAALATFERLIVSRPAPFDRWIAGDEGAIEAAAKRGFDLFNGKARCAACHSGWSFSDGSFHDIGTATGTDIGRGRFFPGSPALRYAFKTPGLREVSRRAPYMHNGAVPTLEAVIDLYDRGGIERPSRSPDIRPLGLAPSEKADLVAFLRTLSSEPGRVPALADLTPDTPRP is encoded by the coding sequence ATGGCGTGGAAGGTCGGCGGCGCGCTGGCGTCGCTCCTCGTGCTGCTCTGGGTATCGAACTCGGCCGCGGTCGGTCCCGCCTCCGAGCATGCACCCGCACGGCAGGATGCGACGCAGCGCGGGATCTGGCGCCGCGACTATCGCGCCCCGGCGGCGATCCCCTTTCCCGAATCCAATCCCTATACCGAGGCGAAGGCCGAACTCGGCCGGCGCCTGTTCTTCGACCCGATCCTGTCCGGCGACCGCGACCGGTCCTGCGCGAGTTGTCACGTCCCGAATCTCGGCTGGGCCGACGGCCGGGCGCGGGCGGCCGACCTCAACGCCGGCGACATGGACCTGCGCACGCCGAGCCTGCTCAACCTCGCCTGGCAGGAGCGCCTCGGCTGGGACGGGAAGTTCCGGACCCTCGAATCCGTGAGCTTCTTCCCGATCAACGGGCCCGCGAACATGAACCTCCCGACCGCGGAGGCCCTCCGCCGGCTGTCGGAGGACGAGGGTTACGCCCGCGCCTTCGCCGAGGCCTTCCCCGATCCCGCCGTGACGAAGGAGCGGGTCGAGGCCGCGCTCGCCACGTTCGAGCGCCTCATCGTCTCGCGGCCCGCGCCCTTCGACCGCTGGATCGCAGGGGACGAGGGGGCGATCGAGGCGGCGGCCAAGCGCGGCTTCGACCTCTTCAACGGCAAGGCCCGCTGTGCGGCCTGCCACAGTGGCTGGTCGTTCAGCGACGGCTCCTTCCACGACATCGGCACCGCGACCGGTACGGATATCGGCCGCGGCCGCTTCTTCCCGGGTTCGCCGGCCCTGCGCTACGCCTTCAAGACGCCGGGACTGCGCGAGGTCTCGCGGCGGGCGCCCTACATGCACAATGGGGCGGTGCCGACGCTCGAGGCGGTCATCGATCTCTATGACCGCGGCGGCATCGAGCGGCCGAGCCGCTCTCCGGACATCCGGCCCCTCGGCCTCGCCCCGTCGGAGAAGGCCGACCTCGTCGCCTTCCTCAGGACGCTCTCGTCGGAGCCCGGCCGGGTGCCGGCGCTGGCCGACCTCACCCCGGACACGCCGCGCCCCTGA
- the sucC gene encoding ADP-forming succinate--CoA ligase subunit beta translates to MNIHEYQAKGVLREFGVPVSRGVAIFDASEAEGAARELGGPVWVVKSQIHAGGRGKGSFQGAAPGAKGGVRVSKSAEEVVQNAREMLGQTLVTVQTGPAGKQVNRLYIEEGAQIAAEFYLSMLVDRATGGVAFVVSTEGGMDIEAVAHDSPEKIHTIPVDPATGIQPHHGRAVARALGLSGAQAKQAEALSANLYRAFVEKDMSLLEINPLVLTATGELKCLDAKIAFDGNALYRHPDIVGLRDETEEDAKEIEASKHDLAYIALDGTIGCMVNGAGLAMATLDIIKLYGEEPANFLDVGGGASEEKVTAAFQIITADPNVKGILVNIFGGIMKCDVIARGVIAAVKTVGLSVPLVVRLEGTNVEEGKAIIRGSGLNVIPADDLDDAAQKIVAAVKGA, encoded by the coding sequence ATGAACATACACGAGTATCAGGCGAAGGGGGTTTTGCGGGAGTTCGGGGTTCCGGTCTCGCGGGGTGTTGCGATCTTCGACGCATCGGAGGCGGAGGGCGCGGCGCGCGAGCTTGGCGGTCCGGTCTGGGTGGTCAAGAGCCAGATCCACGCGGGCGGGCGCGGCAAGGGCAGCTTCCAGGGCGCGGCGCCGGGCGCCAAGGGCGGCGTGCGCGTCTCCAAGTCGGCCGAGGAGGTCGTCCAGAACGCCCGCGAGATGCTGGGCCAGACCCTGGTCACCGTGCAGACCGGGCCGGCCGGCAAGCAGGTCAACCGCCTCTACATCGAGGAGGGCGCCCAGATCGCGGCCGAGTTCTACCTCTCGATGCTGGTCGACCGGGCCACGGGCGGCGTCGCCTTCGTGGTCTCGACCGAGGGCGGCATGGACATCGAGGCGGTTGCCCACGACAGCCCGGAGAAGATCCACACCATCCCGGTCGATCCGGCCACCGGCATCCAGCCCCATCACGGCCGCGCGGTGGCGCGCGCCCTCGGCCTGTCGGGGGCCCAGGCCAAGCAGGCCGAGGCGCTGAGCGCCAATCTCTACCGGGCGTTTGTCGAGAAGGACATGAGCCTGCTCGAGATCAACCCGCTGGTGCTGACCGCCACGGGCGAGCTCAAGTGCCTGGACGCCAAGATCGCCTTCGACGGCAACGCGCTCTACCGCCATCCCGACATCGTGGGCCTTCGCGACGAGACCGAGGAGGACGCCAAGGAGATCGAGGCCTCCAAGCACGATCTCGCCTACATCGCGCTGGATGGCACGATCGGCTGCATGGTCAACGGGGCGGGGCTGGCCATGGCCACGCTCGACATCATCAAGCTCTACGGCGAGGAGCCGGCCAACTTCCTGGATGTGGGCGGGGGCGCCAGCGAGGAGAAGGTGACGGCGGCCTTCCAGATCATCACGGCCGATCCGAACGTGAAGGGGATTCTGGTCAACATCTTCGGCGGGATCATGAAGTGCGACGTGATCGCGCGCGGGGTGATCGCGGCGGTGAAGACGGTGGGGCTGTCGGTGCCGCTGGTGGTGCGGCTGGAGGGCACGAACGTGGAGGAGGGCAAGGCGATCATCCGGGGCTCGGGGCTCAACGTGATCCCGGCCGACGATCTGGACGATGCCGCGCAGAAGATCGTGGCCGCGGTGAAGGGAGCCTGA
- a CDS encoding DUF6508 domain-containing protein encodes MNVDRPDERFAALESYIQVFEDPMYVFGTWIEEHDDDGHEVTRHFEPSATADAFVHTCYALGWILPDFPWAEWTQSDEWRSLRDDPTTLARATTRQIAQVLTVLVRLNRSSEGALAEAFNSGLLTMIVRRVREIRLEET; translated from the coding sequence ATGAACGTAGACAGGCCGGACGAACGTTTCGCAGCCTTAGAGAGCTACATACAAGTTTTCGAAGACCCTATGTATGTGTTTGGCACCTGGATCGAAGAACACGATGATGATGGCCACGAGGTCACTAGGCACTTCGAACCTAGTGCAACTGCAGATGCCTTTGTTCATACATGTTACGCCCTTGGATGGATCCTCCCGGACTTCCCGTGGGCAGAGTGGACGCAATCGGACGAATGGCGCTCGCTGCGGGACGACCCTACAACCCTTGCCCGGGCGACGACACGCCAGATTGCGCAAGTGTTGACGGTGCTGGTCCGTCTAAATCGTTCCAGCGAGGGCGCCCTAGCAGAGGCGTTCAACAGCGGGCTTCTCACCATGATCGTGCGGCGAGTGAGGGAAATCCGGTTGGAAGAAACTTAG
- a CDS encoding DUF551 domain-containing protein, giving the protein MTSSWQSIDTAPTEEGTKALLFDGRDQFVGVLTHYSRKGQWRLWTGETTVPWDGPNPTHWMPLAEPPEGIEPVDVSPESGTAAAV; this is encoded by the coding sequence ATGACGAGTTCTTGGCAATCTATCGACACTGCCCCAACAGAGGAAGGCACCAAGGCTTTGCTATTCGACGGTCGGGACCAGTTCGTGGGTGTTCTCACGCATTACAGCCGCAAGGGGCAATGGCGGCTATGGACGGGCGAAACGACGGTGCCCTGGGATGGTCCAAACCCGACACACTGGATGCCGCTGGCCGAACCACCGGAAGGGATTGAGCCGGTCGATGTAAGCCCTGAATCTGGCACCGCAGCCGCAGTTTGA